AATTCACGGGGTGGTGGTCGATCACAACGGAATATGAAAACTGACTGAAAAAGGCGTTATGACTCGGCTGTCCATCGACAATAACGTACTTGTCAAACTGTTTTGTTTGTTTTTTCTCAAGCAACACTAGAGGCAGCTTGAGAAGTCGCACCATTGTGATATTGTTTAAGCGTCTTATGGGACGAATCATGCCGATGGTGACCGACTGTACCTTGTGCCAGAGGAGCCTTTTGAACGCAAGAGCTGCTCCAATGGCATCCGGATCGGGATCTATGGTAATGAGCACCTGGTCTTTGGTGGCAAAAAGGGAATAGACTTCTTCCAAAAGTTCCCTGTGTGATCTCCGCTTACTACGAGATTTTGCTCCGATAATCGGCTTTTCAGATTTTTTCATAACATGCGGCGATGTAAGGGATTGGGAGAGAATGGGATAAAAAAAAGGGCGGCTGAACCACCCTTGATTTCTTATAAATGGAGCGGGAAACGGGATTTGAACCCGCGACTTCAACCTTGGCAAGGTTGCACTCTACCGCTGAGTTATTCCCGCTCAGCACAGGAAGAGTTAATACTTGAGACCGGCCTGAATGTCAAGGCGAAAAAATAGGAACTCTTATTTTTCTTGAAATTCACAATCTGAGTAGGGGATAAGTGCCACCCCTGAGAAGAGTATTTTTAAAACCAAGGTCCGATAAGAAATATTATGTAAACTTAACGAAAGGTGCTGAGGGAAGTCTGAAATTTCTCCCTAATGACAGAAAGCCCATTGTGGTCGTCTATCCCTTGAACTATATGATAAGTAAAATCAAATGGACAGTTTCACACTTCTATCAATCACTTATTTTTTAGGAGCTTTTTTCGCATGAGCGCTCAGTATATGCCTAAAACTCTTGCCAAAACATTAACCTATATACTCGTCCACGCTCCCCATGAATATGGGCTTTTCTGGAATGCAGATGGCACAATGCCGTGGAAAGAACTGTATTGGACCCTTCAGGAAGACGCTTCTCTTCGCTACGTGCGAGAAATGCACTTGCGGGAAATTGCTTTTCTCGGTATCGAATTTCCGGTTGAACTGGATGGAAATGTTTTGCGCCTCAAGAAAGAGAATTTCATCCCAGTCTATCCACCTGCTGAAGACCTTCCAGAAAGACTCTATTACGGTTGCAGACGTAAACAGTATCTACATGCATCCCAAAACGGCCTTTCATCCTCCAATCGTCCCTTTCTGCCTCTCGCAAAGGAAAAAGATCTAGCCCTTCGCCTGGCTCATCGCCGCGATTCTGAACCCATTCTTTTGGAAATTTTTTCCAGAAAAGCCGCTCTTGAAGGGATTTCATTCTTTAAAGCCGGTCCGACACTTTTTCTTGGGAAACATATCCCCCGAGAATACCTACTGTTTCCCCCCGTCCGTGAGGATCTGCTGCTCAAGTTGTCGGCAACCAGCAAACCGGATAAGAAACTTCAAAAAAAGATGCAGAGCACGCCGACCCCCGGTTCATTTTTGATGGACATCAACCACTTGCAGGGAATTGATGGCGAGGGCCGTTCTCAAGGCAAGGGGGGCGTAAAAAGCAGGAGAGGCGCAGAATGGAAAAGGGCTTCACGCAAGGAAAGAACGAAAAGAAATGTTTGAGCGCGATTAAGACCGGGTAGCCTCCCCCCCCAGATAAGCGGCCTGCACTCGGGGATTGGCCATCAATGCCTCTGAAGAGTCCTCCAGGACAATATTGCCCAACTCAAGGACGTAACCGCGGTGAGCAAGCTTGAGAGCTGCCCTCGCATTCTGTTCTACCAAAACGATGGTGACGCCCGAGGCGTTGATTTCTCGCAGGGTTTGAAAAATGGTTTTGACGAGAAGGGGTGCAAGCCCCAGGCTCGGTTCGTCCAGGAGCAGAATTTTGGGTTGGCTCATCAACGCTCGCCCTATGGCCAGCATTTGCTGCTCCCCCCCGCTGAGGGTGCCGGAAAGCTGCTGACGTCTCTCAGCAAGAACTGGAAACAATTCATAAATCCATTCTTGAGTCTTTTTGGCCCTGGCTGGATCTGCACAAACGAATGCGCCGAGATTCATGTTCTCCTGGACCGTAAGCGTTCCAAAAACGCGACGCCCTTCGGGAACCTGCGCGATTCCTTGCTTGACGATGGCGTGTGCGGCCATCTTATGAACAGAATTCTTGTTGAAATAGATCGCCCCGGAAGACGGCTTTACCAAACCACTGATACTCAGAAGAGTGGTCGATTTTCCTGCACCATTGGCCCCGAGAATCGTGACAATCTCCCCTTCCCTTACCTTCAGATTGATTCCATGGAGGACCTCGATGTTTCCATATTTTACATAAAGATCGACGATTTCAAGGAGCATATTCTCAATCATTATCAACACCTAAATAGGCTTCAATCACACGTGCATCACGCTTGATTTCTTCCGGAGTTCCTTCGGCAATTTTCGAGCCGTATTCGAGGACAACGATTTTTTCGCAGATTCGCATTACCAGACTCATATCGTGTTCGATGAGCAAAACAGTGATTCCCATGTCTCGAAGTTTTTCAATGAAGGTAACGAGCAGTGCGGTTTCCTGTTCATTCATTCCACCCGCAGGTTCATCGAGAATCAGGAGACGAGGTTCTGTGCCGAGAGCGCGGGCGATTTCGAGAAGGCGTTGGTTTCCATAAGAAAGATTCTTCGAGAGTTGCTCCGCCTGATCCCGTAATCCGACAAAATCGAGCGCTTTTAGTGCCTTCTGGATGGCCGCCCCCTCTTCTTTCCGCTGGCGGGGGGTGTGAAACATGGACGAGATCACTCCGGCCTTCATCTGGCAATGACACCCGGCAAGGACATTCTCCAGTACAGACATATTTTGAAAGAGTCGAATGGTCTGAAACGTTCTGGCGATTCCCAGAGAAACGATGCGGTGTGTGGGGAGATTGATGAGAGACGTCTGATCAAAGGATATTTCTCCCTGATCCGGTCTGTAAATGGCCGTTATGAGGTTAAAGACCGTCGTCTTTCCCGCTCCGTTGGGACCAATCAGGCCGACTACAGTGCCCGCTTCCACTTCGAAAGAGACATTATTGACCGCCGTCAGCCCCCCCGAAGTTCTTGGTGAGTCGCTGCACATTGAGGAGGCTCATAACTTACCCTCCCCTCCTGAAACATCTGAAAGAGAATAGCTCCTTGGCCGTGAGGGTAAAAGGCCCTGCGTTCGGAAGATCATCATGGCCACCATGGCGGCTCCAAAAATCAGCATGCGCGCGGTGGCAAATTCACGGAAGACCTCGGGCAGACCCACGATGAGCAATGCACCCAGCAGCACGCCTGGAATACTTCCTGAACCGCCCAGGATGACGATGGCGAACATGAGGACGGATTCCCAGAAGGTGAACGACTCAGGAGAGATGATGGTCATTTTTGCGGCATAAATGTTACCCATCATTCCTGCCCAGCTGGCCCCCAGAACAAAGGATGCCAATTTATAATGTGCTGTATTGATGCCACTCCCCTCAGCAGCCACCTCATCTTCCTTGAGATAGTTGAGAGCCCGCCCGAAACGGGAGTTTTCCAGAAAAAGGAAAAGAAAAATAGTAATGATGGTGAACGCTAAAATGAGATAAAAGAAATGATATGGAGTGCGAAGAACGAATCCAAAAATCGAAGGCCGTGAAATCCCGAAGATGCCGTTCGCTCCACCTGTAATACCGAATACGTTATTGATGAGGGCAATGCGTACGATCTCCCCTACCCCGATGGTAACGATACACAAATAGTCTCCTCGAAGGTGGATGATGGGACGGGCGATGATGAGAGCAAAAACACCTGCAGTGAACGCACTCAAAGGAATAAGCCAGAGCACGGGGATATGAAAATGAGTATTGAGGATGGCTGCAGTGTAGGCACCTACGGCGTAGAACGCAGCATGGCCCAGATTGAAAAGGCCGGCATGCCCCACAATGAGGTTCAAACTCAGTCCGAGAATGGCATAAATGCCAATGCTGTTGAGAACGTCCACCCAGTACGCATTGAGAAAGAGCGGTAAAATAGCCGCCGCACCTATTCCCAACACAATGAGCACCTTCTTTTGATGAATGATCATACTTTTTCAGCAACCCGTTCGCCCAGAAGACCGGTGGGCCGAACAATAAGAATCAAAATCAATACAAGAAACGCTATTGCGTCTTTCCATGCAAAGGAAAGATATGCAGCCCCCATGGCCTCAATCACTCCCAGAAGGACTCCTCCCAGCATGGCGCCGGGAATATTTCCGATCCCTCCAAGGATGGCAGCCGTAAAGGCTTTGAGTCCGTACCCCCATCCCATGGTGAAGTTGATCTGCCCATAGTAGAGCCCCACCATCAAGCCTGCAGCCCCCCCCAGGGCAGGTCCGAGCATAAAGACCAGCAAGATCACACGGTTGACATCAATCCCCATGAGACGCGCGGCCCCCTGATCGATGGCCGCTGCGCGAATGGCTGTGCCGATCCTGGTTTTTTGAATGAAAAAATAAAGGCCGAACATCATCACCAGCGAAACAAAAAGAACGAGGATGCGCACCAGTGGAACATCGAGCCCGAACAGATGAAGCACCGTTTTCGGCAGTATGTCGGTGGGATAGACTTGAAAACGTGCCCCATAGATCAGCATGACGGTATTTTGGAGAAAAATGGATGCTCCCAGGGCGGAGACAACCGCAGAAAGGCGGGGGGATTCCCTGAGAGGCCTGTAGGCGACTCGATCCAGGAGTGCTCCCGCCAGTGCCACAAAGCCCATGACCATGGCCGCCAGAAGAATAACCCCCCAGAGCGGGCCCAATCGGTCCGTAAGGCTCAGAGAGGTCAAAAGAGTCAAGCCCAGGTAAGCGCCAATAGTGAAAAGATCACTGTGAGCAAAATTGATCAGCTTGAGCACGCCATAGACCATGGTGTAACCCAGGGCGATGAGGGCATAGATGCTTCCCACCGCAAGCCCATTTGTCAATTGTTGGAAAAATTGTTCCATGAATCAGTGCCCAAGTAAGTGGAAGTTGCCCTGCAGTTTATGCAGGCCACGATTTATATGTCTCCGCAGTTGGGAGCATTGCCTCGATGGCAGTGAGATCAAAGTATGCAACCGAATTCAAGCTCCGGGCCTTTGCGGAATGAAACGGGTGCAGAACATGGGATATAAAAATTTCTGCATTCTGCACCCTGAAAATGCGAACCAATTCGATTTCATGTATAATGAATATAATGATTACGGTTCGAGGATGAACTGACCTTCGGTGTTCACCTTATATACTCTGTATACTTCACCAACGCGGTCGCCCTTGTCATTGAAGGAGATTTTTCCAGTCAGTCCTGGGAAATCCTTGAGTTCGTTATGAAGGTATGCAGCGATCTTGTCTGGGTCCGTGGATTTGGTCTGTTCCATCGCATAAGTGACTACCCGGAATCCATCACCGGCCAAAACGGGATAGATGGAATTGGGGGGATGACCGTATTTCTTATTGAAGGCGGCAAGAAAGGCTTTGGCCTCTTCCGTTGGGAGATCTTTGGGCAGGGGAGCACTCACGAAATAAAACCCGGCGGCAGCATCGCTTCCTGCAATTTTAACCAGGTCGGGATTGTTCGTCGCATCGCCACCCATAAAAGGTACCGCCCAGTTCATTTCTTTCTTTTGCTTGAGCAGAAGTCCCGCTTCACCGTAATAGCCCGTAAAGAAGACCAGATCGGGTTTTGTTTCCTTGAGCTTCGTAAGGATAGCGGTATAATCCTGTTCCTTCGGGGTCAGAGCGTCAAAGAAAACGATCTGCAGATCCTTATTTCCCTCCAGAAGAGTCTTGGTTTCATCGGCAAGGCCCTTGGCATACGTGCTGTTGTCGTGCAAAATGGCAAGCTTTTTCACCCCAAGCTTTTCAATCGTTTTAGCAGCCACTTTTGCCTGTTCGTCATCACGCGGACAGGTCCTGAAAAAATACTTCAAGCCCTTTTCCGATAAGCGGATAGCTGTGGAACCATTGGCGATTTGAATGATTTTCGCCTCATTGTATATGTTTTGTGTCGCTTCGGTCACTGCAGAGCCATAGGTGCCAATCACAGCCGTGATGCCTTGAGTGGCCAGTCGCTGGGCTGCAAGAGCCGCTGTGCGGGGATCTCCGCCATCGTCTTCACTTACGACTTCGATCTTCGCGCCCAAAACTCCGCCCTTGGCGTTGAGTTCTTCAGCCAAGAGGTCCACCACCTGCTTCATTTCAGCGCCTTCACTGGCCCAGGAGCCCGTCATGGGACCCATCAGTCCAATCTTGGCGGACTGTGCCGTGTGTGCTGTTCCCAACATGAGGGATAACGCCAGGGCAAAATAGAGCAACTTTTTCATGGAATCCTCCTCGTTTCTGGTGCAGTTGCAGCAAGTTGAATGATGAAAGAAAAGAATGGATTCCCCTCGACTTTAGGGGTGCTTCCTTAGAAGTATGCGGAAAATAACAGGGAATCAATTTAGTGTCAACTTTTAGGTACTTTTTGTTCAGGAAAATTATTAAAATGCCAAGGAAAAACGAGAAGTATCGCAAATCGGGAAGGAGATCATAAGAAAGAATGAGGCCAAGGAGAAATTTTCAGTTCACCGGACCCGGCGTCCCTTTTGCGTCATTTGAGCGGAGACTTGTAATCGAGTCTTTTGGTCTCTGATTTTTCATAGATTGTCAAGCCCTCAACATCTGGACGAAAAAGTTCCAAGAAGGAGGAATCATCATGGCTTCCGATCTTGAAAGCAGAATTCTCGAAACTGGCTTGAGACTTTATGGCCTCATTGAAGGCGAATCCCCTTCAGTTTTTAAAAAAGAATACTGGATGGGCAAGATGCTTGGGTGGTGCATGCAGGATGAAGCCTTTAAAGTCGAAATGTTCCGTTTTGTCGATGTTTTTCCCTACCTGACACGATCCGAGTCTATTGCCAAACACCTCAGAGAATATTTTTCCCGCCCTGAATTGAACTTTCCTTCCACCTTGCAATGGGGAATCAAGTTTGTATCTCCTACGTCCATTACAGCTAAGGTGATTTCCAAAAGCATTGCAAACAACATTTCTTCCATGGCTAAACAATTTATAGTCGGGTCCAGTCCGGAAGATGCTTTGGCAGGTCTTGAAAAGCTGAGATCTCAAGGAATGGGGTTCACCGTCGATCTGCTGGGTGAAACCGTCATTTCAGAAAAGGAAGCCGAAGAATATCAGCAGAGGTATTTCCATCTGCTGGATATTCTGGATGCAGCCCAACACCGTTGGACCGCATTGGGACAAGATGTTTCAAATATGGATTGGGGGCACACACCGAAGATCAATATTTCCATCAAACCGTCCGCCATGTATTCTCAAATGAATCCCATCGCTTTCGAACATTCTATCTCTATGGCCAAAGAACGCCTTCGTCCCATTCTTAGAAGAGCCATGAAAGCGAACTCTTTTGTATATCTGGATATGGAGCATTGGGGCTTGAAGAATCTTATTCTGGAGCTCTACCGCAGTCTGATGGAGGAAGCCGAATTTCACGATTATCCTCATACAGGTCTTGTCATTCAAGCGTATCTGCGCGAAAGCGAAACGGACCTCACGGATTTGATCCAGTGGGCTCGGAAGCGCAGGATCCATTGCACCATTCGTCTGGTGAAAGGAGCCTATTGGGATTCGGAATATATTACGGCGCTGCAGAAAAACTGGCCCATCCACGTCTTTACAAACAAGTACGAAACAGATGCCAACTTTGAGAAGCTTGCGCGGATGATTTTGCAAAATCACGAATGGGTGAGCCTGGCTTGCGCCTCCCACAATATGCGTTCGATAGCCTATGTTATGGAAGTGGCTAGAGATTTTTCAGTTCCTGCGGAACGTTTGGAATATCAGGTGCTTTTTGGAATGGGAGAACCGGTCC
This region of Desulforhabdus amnigena genomic DNA includes:
- a CDS encoding ABC transporter ATP-binding protein, whose product is MLLEIVDLYVKYGNIEVLHGINLKVREGEIVTILGANGAGKSTTLLSISGLVKPSSGAIYFNKNSVHKMAAHAIVKQGIAQVPEGRRVFGTLTVQENMNLGAFVCADPARAKKTQEWIYELFPVLAERRQQLSGTLSGGEQQMLAIGRALMSQPKILLLDEPSLGLAPLLVKTIFQTLREINASGVTIVLVEQNARAALKLAHRGYVLELGNIVLEDSSEALMANPRVQAAYLGGEATRS
- a CDS encoding branched-chain amino acid ABC transporter permease, which encodes MIIHQKKVLIVLGIGAAAILPLFLNAYWVDVLNSIGIYAILGLSLNLIVGHAGLFNLGHAAFYAVGAYTAAILNTHFHIPVLWLIPLSAFTAGVFALIIARPIIHLRGDYLCIVTIGVGEIVRIALINNVFGITGGANGIFGISRPSIFGFVLRTPYHFFYLILAFTIITIFLFLFLENSRFGRALNYLKEDEVAAEGSGINTAHYKLASFVLGASWAGMMGNIYAAKMTIISPESFTFWESVLMFAIVILGGSGSIPGVLLGALLIVGLPEVFREFATARMLIFGAAMVAMMIFRTQGLLPSRPRSYSLSDVSGGEGKL
- a CDS encoding branched-chain amino acid ABC transporter permease — translated: MEQFFQQLTNGLAVGSIYALIALGYTMVYGVLKLINFAHSDLFTIGAYLGLTLLTSLSLTDRLGPLWGVILLAAMVMGFVALAGALLDRVAYRPLRESPRLSAVVSALGASIFLQNTVMLIYGARFQVYPTDILPKTVLHLFGLDVPLVRILVLFVSLVMMFGLYFFIQKTRIGTAIRAAAIDQGAARLMGIDVNRVILLVFMLGPALGGAAGLMVGLYYGQINFTMGWGYGLKAFTAAILGGIGNIPGAMLGGVLLGVIEAMGAAYLSFAWKDAIAFLVLILILIVRPTGLLGERVAEKV
- a CDS encoding branched-chain amino acid ABC transporter substrate-binding protein, which gives rise to MKKLLYFALALSLMLGTAHTAQSAKIGLMGPMTGSWASEGAEMKQVVDLLAEELNAKGGVLGAKIEVVSEDDGGDPRTAALAAQRLATQGITAVIGTYGSAVTEATQNIYNEAKIIQIANGSTAIRLSEKGLKYFFRTCPRDDEQAKVAAKTIEKLGVKKLAILHDNSTYAKGLADETKTLLEGNKDLQIVFFDALTPKEQDYTAILTKLKETKPDLVFFTGYYGEAGLLLKQKKEMNWAVPFMGGDATNNPDLVKIAGSDAAAGFYFVSAPLPKDLPTEEAKAFLAAFNKKYGHPPNSIYPVLAGDGFRVVTYAMEQTKSTDPDKIAAYLHNELKDFPGLTGKISFNDKGDRVGEVYRVYKVNTEGQFILEP